One window from the genome of Thalassophryne amazonica unplaced genomic scaffold, fThaAma1.1, whole genome shotgun sequence encodes:
- the LOC117505842 gene encoding homeodomain-interacting protein kinase 1-like, translating into MWTTGLLTAEMLLGHDLFPADCEYDLLRSVILTLNELPADLLNIGKYTKKYFTKHEGVWSIKSPETYRNESDSKCTDKFIRYFNSLNDLKHYYKHNIGSEHPDLEEFLDLLEKMLRVDYRERITPTEALKHNFITRKHLANTNHEKENSSVAQVLCTNDKEEAVVDQEMIANSISEYKREDETGYSSKSCTCIKSEDETSGTAQTSKCYDQFLNQSKLYTYLVKNMIGEGAYGKVFQCTDMRTGTPVAMKVQTIEDAEEEFSCMIKLQALDPDEHHLIRLLECFPFKGKLCMVYELLDQSLFDFVHDKNQTQP; encoded by the coding sequence ATGTGGACTACAGGTTTGCTCACTGCAGAAATGCTCCTGGGGCATGACCTTTTCCCTGCAGACTGCGAGTATGATCTGTTACGAAGTGTCATACTCACACTAAATGAGCTACCAGCAGACCTCCTAAACATCGGAAAATACACAAAGAAGTATTTCACCAAACACGAGGGAGTCTGGAGCATTAAGTCTCCAGAAACATACAGAAATGAATCAGACAGCAAATGTACTGATAAATTTATCCGTTATTTCAACAGTCTAAATGACCTGAAACATTACTACAAACACAATATTGGGTCAGAACATCCAGATTTGGAAGAGTTTTTGGACCTGTTGGAGAAAATGCTCAGGGTGGATTATCGAGAGAGGATTACACCCACAGAGGCTCTGAAGCACAACTTCATCACCAGGAAGCACCTGGCAAACACAAACCACGAGAAAGAAAACTCGTCCGTTGCTCAGGTATTGTGCACAAATGACAAGGAAGAAGCTGTTGTTGATCAAGAGATGATTGCCAACAGCATCTCTGAGTACAAGAGGGAGGATGAGACTGGATATTCCAGCAAGAGCTGCACATGTATAAAAAGTGAGGATGAAACTTCTGGTACGGCTCAGACCTCTAAATGTTATGATCAGTTCCTAAATCAGAGCAAGTTATACACGTACCTGGTTAAGAATATGATAGGAGAGGGTGCTTATGGGAAAGTTTTCCAGTGTACTGACATGAGGACTGGAACTCCAGTTGCCATGAAAGTTCAAACTATTGAAGATGCTGAAGAAGAGTTCAGCTGCATGATCAAACTGCAGGCACTCGACCCAGACGAACATCATCTGATTCGACTTCTTGAATGCTTCCCATTTAAAGGAAAGCTCTGCATGGTCTACGAGTTGCTGGACCAGAGTCTTTTTGACTTTGTGCATGACAAAAACCAAACTCAGCCTTGA